From the Cyclopterus lumpus isolate fCycLum1 chromosome 25, fCycLum1.pri, whole genome shotgun sequence genome, one window contains:
- the tbc1d31 gene encoding TBC1 domain family member 31 isoform X1 gives MDVTDIGNKEEGKVWHRKPAPGKGVLVTVVRTAQHAKTVRFLHVAFDTTGDSFLAGDHHGNIYVFDLSRNRFRLVQKTGQACTALAFSLRRTTEFLVALADYTIKCFDKDTKQLVSWMRGHEGAVSSISVHSSGRYAITTSLDMAQLWDLDTFQRKRKLNIRQAVGIQRVFFLPLSNTILSCFSDDSIFAWESDTLFCKYQLPVPDCGPQISYKAFAVTRDGKSLAAGGRSNLLHLWCLDSKQLIRVIQMPTQVRTVRQLEFLPDSFDGGASQTLGVLSQDGVMRFINIHTCKLLFHMGSHEDAISTVTVSPNGRHVVATMDNGSINVYRVQSLTQELNQPPPSKVAVVSGGGAVHLSHLKVQVRSEVVQRQAKRLGRRTHGKTLRPPAVCTAEDKENELPAGLNKKRLVALLKEFGEYPAKYRMFVWRSLLRLPENHAAYSSLTDKGLHSAYLTMHDKYPIKSHKLQRGLQRVLSALAHWAAIFGEVEYLPLVAFPFVKLFQNNPMLCFEVVASVIVNWGQHWFEYFPNPPLNILSMAENVLAHHDKELLQHLVDCGITSQLYVWPLLETLFSEVLTRDEWLKLFDNIFSNHPSFLLMACVAYITCCREPLLRCSQKQDFEYFFHHRNNLDLGAMIKEAYRLTGGTPADIHPRNMLSDMTPLTEGQYPVFNHYPEFIVEYQSREREKIRLQELEYLRERQEVSALRTDFVRRQAEEEAYFAQQELLQKAEEQRRNILAQEEEKLTEQRSKLTAMKRELKVKELQLLDATKRRFLKHQQDLRASQVQRLDQEISRKMDLRERETAAAVQDLEVRQMELEAQRRRLEQNMFKEQERTGREVEEETEMRTRRADEEDRSYTELLQCAETNMQALEESLAEACQLDLESHWQREVAQRLQQVDAEQERKREKLKELHRQTLAEEGRLADTMRDVAGRKWDDVMRSRAQLQEQQQAAAVPDGQRRTGMRSLCSTTGLVQRPGATAAVYVGTKSAPSSAKQAETNTVCLNSSSPSESTATNFSLDRGRAQLDSSERQLLKEIRERRQKMLDRAREGVPSVSQ, from the exons ATGGACGTGACGGACATCGGAaacaaagaagaggggaaagtcTGGCATCGGAAACCAGCGCCGGGCAAAGG TGTGCTCGTGACAGTGGTCCGCACTGCTCAGCACGCCAAGACGGTGCGCTTCCTCCACGTGGCCTTTGACACCACGGGAGACTCCTTCCTGGCTGGAgatcaccatggcaacatcTATGTATTTGACCTCAGTAGAAACAG GTTTCGTCTGGTGCAGAAGACGGGCCAGGCCTGCACTGCTCTGGCATTCAGCCTTCGCAGGACCACAGAGTTCCTTGTGGCTCTGGCCGACTACACCATCAAGTGCTTTGACAAAG ACACAAAGCAGCTGGTCAGTTGGATGCGGGGTCACGAGGGGGCAGTTTCGTCCATCTCGGTCCACAGCTCGGGGCGCTACGCCATCACCACGTCCCTGGACATGGCTCAGCTCTGGGACCTGGACACCttccagaggaagaggaagctcaaCATCCGACAGGCTGTTGGCATTCAGAgg gtgTTTTTCCTGCCTCTCAGTAACACCATTCTCAGCTGTTTCAGCGATGACTCCATCTTTGCTTGGGAGAGCGACACGCTGTTCTGCAAATACCAGCTCCCAGTCCCCGACTGCGGACCCCAAATCTCCTACAAGGCCTTCGCCGTTACACG GGACGGGAAGAGCCTTGCCGCTGGGGGCCGCTCCAACCTGCTGCACCTGTGGTGTCTGGACAGCAAGCAGCTGATTCGGGTGATTCAGATGCCCACGCAGGTCCGGACCGTCCGACAGCTTGAATTCCTGCCCGACAGTTTTGACGGAGGAGCCAGTCAG ACACTGGGCGTATTGAGTCAGGACGGCGTTATGCGCTTCATCAACATTCACACTTGCAAGCTGCTTTTCCACATGGGTTCCCACGAAGACGCCATCTCCACGGTGACGGTCAGCCCTAACGGCAGACACGTCGTGGCCACCATGGATAATGGCAGCATAAATGTCTACAGGGTTCAGAGTCTCACACAGGAATTAAACCAG CCTCCTCCCTCCAAGGTGGCAGTAGTCTCTGGCGGTGGAGCTGTTCACTTGTCTCACCTAAAGGTCCAGGTCAGGTCAGAGGTCGTTCAGAGACAAGCCAAGAGGTTGGGTAGGCGTACGCATGGGAAGACACTTAGACCCCCTGCTGTGTGCACAGCTGAGGATAAAGAG AATGAACTGCCTGCTGGTCTAAATAAGAAGAGACTGGTGGCTCTGCTCAAGGAATTTGGAGAGTATCCTGCTAAATACAG GATGTTTGTGTGGCGGTCTTTGTTGCGTCTCCCAGAGAACCATGCAGCGTACAGCAGTCTGACCGATAAAGGCCTGCATTCGGCCTACCTCACCATGCATGATAAATACCCCATCAAGAGCCACAAGTTACAGAGGGGACTACAGAG GGTTTTGTCTGCCTTGGCTCACTGGGCAGCCATCTTTGGAGAGGTGGAGTACCTTCCCCTAGTAGCCTTCCCCTTTGTCAAGCTCTTCCAGAACAACCCAATGCTCTGCTTTGAGGTGGTGGCCAGTGTTATAG TGAATTGGGGTCAACATTGGTTTGAGTACTTCCCCAACCCTCCTCTGAACATCCTGAGCATGGCGGAGAACGTTCTGGCTCATCACGACAAGGAGCTCCTGCAGCATCTGGTGGACTGCGGCATCACGTCACAG CTCTATGTGTGGCCCCTGCTGGAGACCTTGTTCTCTGAGGTTTTGACCCGTGACGAGTGGCTTAAACTCTTTGACAACATCTTCTCCAACCATCCGTCTTTCCTGCTCATGGCCTGTGTGGCCTACATCACCTGCTGCCGTGAGCCTCTGCTGCGCTGCTCCCAGAAACAGGACTTTGAG tATTTCTTTCACCACCGTAACAACCTGGATTTGGGAGCCATGATAAAAGAAGCTTACCGACTCACGGGCGGCACACCAGCAGACATCCATCCCAGGAATATGCTCTCTGACATGACGCCGCTGACCGAGGGCCAGTACCCCGTCTTCAACCACTACCCCGAATTCATCGTGGAATACCAGAgccgagagagggagaagataCGACTGCAGGAGTTGGAGTATCTCCGCGAGAG GCAGGAGGTGTCGGCTCTGCGCACAGATTTTGTGCGTCGCCAGGCTGAAGAGGAGGCCTATTTTGCACAACAG gagctgctgcagaaggCAGAGGAACAGCGCAGAAACATCCTGGcacaagaagaggagaaatTAACAGAGCAGAGGTCAAA GTTGACAGCCATGAAGAGAGAGCTGAAGGTGAAGGAGTTGCAGCTGCTGGATGCAACGAAAAGACGTTTCCTCAAACACCAACAGGACCTGAGAGCCTCGCAGGTCCAACGACTAGACCAGGAGATCAGTAGAAAG ATGGATCTCCGGGAGCGAGAAACGGCTGCAGCGGTCCAGGATCTAGAAGTCCGACAGATGGAGCTGGAGGCTCAGAGGAGACGACTTGAGCAG AACATGTTTAAGGAGCAGGAGCGCACGGGACGGGAGGtcgaggaggagacggagatgaggacgaggagggcAGACGAGGAGGACCGGAGCTACACGGAGTTGCTACAATGCGCAGAGACAAACATGCAG gcgctgGAGGAGTCCTTGGCGGAGGCGTGCCAGCTGGACTTGGAGTCGCACTGGCAGAGAGAGGTGGCGCAACGCCTGCAGCAGGTCGATGCcgagcaggagaggaagagggagaagctGAAAGAGCTTCACAGGCAAACCCTGGCAGAGGAGGGGAGACTGGCCGACACCATGAGAGATGTGGCGGGGAGGAAG TGGGATGACGTAATGAGGTCCAGAGCCCAGTTACAGGAGCAGCAACAGGCAGCCGCAG TGCCGGACGGCCAGAGACGGACGGGGATGAGATCGCTCTGTTCCACCACAGGACTTGTCCAAAGACCCGGCGCCACCGCTGCTGTTTATGTGGGAACCAAATCTGCCCCCTCCTCCGCGAAGCAGGCGGAAACCAACACGGTGTGTCTGAACAGCAGCTCGCCTTCAGAAAGCACCGCCACCAACT TTTCCCTGGACCGAGGCCGGGCCCAGCTGGACAGCAGCGAGAGACAACTGCTGAAGGAAATCCGAGAGCGGAGGCAGAAGATGTTGGACCGAGCCAGAGAGGGCGTCCCCTCCGTGTCCCAGTGA
- the tbc1d31 gene encoding TBC1 domain family member 31 isoform X2, translating into MATSMYLTSVETGFVWCRRRARPALLWHSAFAGPQSSLWLWPTTPSSALTKTQSSWSVGCGVTRGQFRPSRSTARGATPSPRPWTWLSSGTWTPSRGRGSSTSDRLLAFRGCFSDDSIFAWESDTLFCKYQLPVPDCGPQISYKAFAVTRDGKSLAAGGRSNLLHLWCLDSKQLIRVIQMPTQVRTVRQLEFLPDSFDGGASQTLGVLSQDGVMRFINIHTCKLLFHMGSHEDAISTVTVSPNGRHVVATMDNGSINVYRVQSLTQELNQPPPSKVAVVSGGGAVHLSHLKVQVRSEVVQRQAKRLGRRTHGKTLRPPAVCTAEDKENELPAGLNKKRLVALLKEFGEYPAKYRMFVWRSLLRLPENHAAYSSLTDKGLHSAYLTMHDKYPIKSHKLQRGLQRVLSALAHWAAIFGEVEYLPLVAFPFVKLFQNNPMLCFEVVASVIVNWGQHWFEYFPNPPLNILSMAENVLAHHDKELLQHLVDCGITSQLYVWPLLETLFSEVLTRDEWLKLFDNIFSNHPSFLLMACVAYITCCREPLLRCSQKQDFEYFFHHRNNLDLGAMIKEAYRLTGGTPADIHPRNMLSDMTPLTEGQYPVFNHYPEFIVEYQSREREKIRLQELEYLRERQEVSALRTDFVRRQAEEEAYFAQQELLQKAEEQRRNILAQEEEKLTEQRSKLTAMKRELKVKELQLLDATKRRFLKHQQDLRASQVQRLDQEISRKMDLRERETAAAVQDLEVRQMELEAQRRRLEQNMFKEQERTGREVEEETEMRTRRADEEDRSYTELLQCAETNMQALEESLAEACQLDLESHWQREVAQRLQQVDAEQERKREKLKELHRQTLAEEGRLADTMRDVAGRKWDDVMRSRAQLQEQQQAAAVPDGQRRTGMRSLCSTTGLVQRPGATAAVYVGTKSAPSSAKQAETNTVCLNSSSPSESTATNFSLDRGRAQLDSSERQLLKEIRERRQKMLDRAREGVPSVSQ; encoded by the exons atggcaacatcTATGTATTTGACCTCAGTAGAAACAG GTTTCGTCTGGTGCAGAAGACGGGCCAGGCCTGCACTGCTCTGGCATTCAGCCTTCGCAGGACCACAGAGTTCCTTGTGGCTCTGGCCGACTACACCATCAAGTGCTTTGACAAAG ACACAAAGCAGCTGGTCAGTTGGATGCGGGGTCACGAGGGGGCAGTTTCGTCCATCTCGGTCCACAGCTCGGGGCGCTACGCCATCACCACGTCCCTGGACATGGCTCAGCTCTGGGACCTGGACACCttccagaggaagaggaagctcaaCATCCGACAGGCTGTTGGCATTCAGAgg CTGTTTCAGCGATGACTCCATCTTTGCTTGGGAGAGCGACACGCTGTTCTGCAAATACCAGCTCCCAGTCCCCGACTGCGGACCCCAAATCTCCTACAAGGCCTTCGCCGTTACACG GGACGGGAAGAGCCTTGCCGCTGGGGGCCGCTCCAACCTGCTGCACCTGTGGTGTCTGGACAGCAAGCAGCTGATTCGGGTGATTCAGATGCCCACGCAGGTCCGGACCGTCCGACAGCTTGAATTCCTGCCCGACAGTTTTGACGGAGGAGCCAGTCAG ACACTGGGCGTATTGAGTCAGGACGGCGTTATGCGCTTCATCAACATTCACACTTGCAAGCTGCTTTTCCACATGGGTTCCCACGAAGACGCCATCTCCACGGTGACGGTCAGCCCTAACGGCAGACACGTCGTGGCCACCATGGATAATGGCAGCATAAATGTCTACAGGGTTCAGAGTCTCACACAGGAATTAAACCAG CCTCCTCCCTCCAAGGTGGCAGTAGTCTCTGGCGGTGGAGCTGTTCACTTGTCTCACCTAAAGGTCCAGGTCAGGTCAGAGGTCGTTCAGAGACAAGCCAAGAGGTTGGGTAGGCGTACGCATGGGAAGACACTTAGACCCCCTGCTGTGTGCACAGCTGAGGATAAAGAG AATGAACTGCCTGCTGGTCTAAATAAGAAGAGACTGGTGGCTCTGCTCAAGGAATTTGGAGAGTATCCTGCTAAATACAG GATGTTTGTGTGGCGGTCTTTGTTGCGTCTCCCAGAGAACCATGCAGCGTACAGCAGTCTGACCGATAAAGGCCTGCATTCGGCCTACCTCACCATGCATGATAAATACCCCATCAAGAGCCACAAGTTACAGAGGGGACTACAGAG GGTTTTGTCTGCCTTGGCTCACTGGGCAGCCATCTTTGGAGAGGTGGAGTACCTTCCCCTAGTAGCCTTCCCCTTTGTCAAGCTCTTCCAGAACAACCCAATGCTCTGCTTTGAGGTGGTGGCCAGTGTTATAG TGAATTGGGGTCAACATTGGTTTGAGTACTTCCCCAACCCTCCTCTGAACATCCTGAGCATGGCGGAGAACGTTCTGGCTCATCACGACAAGGAGCTCCTGCAGCATCTGGTGGACTGCGGCATCACGTCACAG CTCTATGTGTGGCCCCTGCTGGAGACCTTGTTCTCTGAGGTTTTGACCCGTGACGAGTGGCTTAAACTCTTTGACAACATCTTCTCCAACCATCCGTCTTTCCTGCTCATGGCCTGTGTGGCCTACATCACCTGCTGCCGTGAGCCTCTGCTGCGCTGCTCCCAGAAACAGGACTTTGAG tATTTCTTTCACCACCGTAACAACCTGGATTTGGGAGCCATGATAAAAGAAGCTTACCGACTCACGGGCGGCACACCAGCAGACATCCATCCCAGGAATATGCTCTCTGACATGACGCCGCTGACCGAGGGCCAGTACCCCGTCTTCAACCACTACCCCGAATTCATCGTGGAATACCAGAgccgagagagggagaagataCGACTGCAGGAGTTGGAGTATCTCCGCGAGAG GCAGGAGGTGTCGGCTCTGCGCACAGATTTTGTGCGTCGCCAGGCTGAAGAGGAGGCCTATTTTGCACAACAG gagctgctgcagaaggCAGAGGAACAGCGCAGAAACATCCTGGcacaagaagaggagaaatTAACAGAGCAGAGGTCAAA GTTGACAGCCATGAAGAGAGAGCTGAAGGTGAAGGAGTTGCAGCTGCTGGATGCAACGAAAAGACGTTTCCTCAAACACCAACAGGACCTGAGAGCCTCGCAGGTCCAACGACTAGACCAGGAGATCAGTAGAAAG ATGGATCTCCGGGAGCGAGAAACGGCTGCAGCGGTCCAGGATCTAGAAGTCCGACAGATGGAGCTGGAGGCTCAGAGGAGACGACTTGAGCAG AACATGTTTAAGGAGCAGGAGCGCACGGGACGGGAGGtcgaggaggagacggagatgaggacgaggagggcAGACGAGGAGGACCGGAGCTACACGGAGTTGCTACAATGCGCAGAGACAAACATGCAG gcgctgGAGGAGTCCTTGGCGGAGGCGTGCCAGCTGGACTTGGAGTCGCACTGGCAGAGAGAGGTGGCGCAACGCCTGCAGCAGGTCGATGCcgagcaggagaggaagagggagaagctGAAAGAGCTTCACAGGCAAACCCTGGCAGAGGAGGGGAGACTGGCCGACACCATGAGAGATGTGGCGGGGAGGAAG TGGGATGACGTAATGAGGTCCAGAGCCCAGTTACAGGAGCAGCAACAGGCAGCCGCAG TGCCGGACGGCCAGAGACGGACGGGGATGAGATCGCTCTGTTCCACCACAGGACTTGTCCAAAGACCCGGCGCCACCGCTGCTGTTTATGTGGGAACCAAATCTGCCCCCTCCTCCGCGAAGCAGGCGGAAACCAACACGGTGTGTCTGAACAGCAGCTCGCCTTCAGAAAGCACCGCCACCAACT TTTCCCTGGACCGAGGCCGGGCCCAGCTGGACAGCAGCGAGAGACAACTGCTGAAGGAAATCCGAGAGCGGAGGCAGAAGATGTTGGACCGAGCCAGAGAGGGCGTCCCCTCCGTGTCCCAGTGA
- the LOC117728211 gene encoding protein FAM83A-like yields MDTSGVSVLLYRRSEPRGKARRRVQDVRVPSSSRHDATACRPALDLSHNESARLAVDSLLSRGLEGYRKVLSAEGEVDFLSALEKTYILEHGRDAADPGAADDGDEELESSSAESQSATRCPAVSTDGDPPRADVKRTDAVLGEPNVEVYLQSDSRSASMKDLVREFIRKAGKALAIVMGSFSDVELLCDLLEASRKRNVSVHLLLDHLNLNLFVSMWQNLKLDSKSFPKLSVRSVDGQTYCAKTGRKLTGHITETFIITDWTEALTGSYSFCWLSWQVHRSLVVLVKGSAVVPFHEEFLRLYSSSKPIPSFVTFITVPRTLPRHAAQKANADANESRLSPTRTTCHEVRKQDAQKPDCLDARPLHRGGSGTPTHEEPLEVQPVGEVLTQHGAQRNVEPLVKNQTPIRSHSNPLRLTHVSHVQYRLINATSEKNARAHESTPRHAAQGRHRIGGHQSTFKADLECHNVGTEGLLFWQRNGNRLTEPSGMAAAGPDSRWRQWARSLKVDFRSDYPKERPPSTTQQAKTGPWFPWSHQRGPMSGLQTHMSSQDQPQRRHRPCTLPANPGSFLKPKLKLNSKLFPSGTGATLQPHTRLYWMPQSRTERPRPPARQSFFGATYGTGQTTGLRRCHSGVDPSSGRSMTGRHSAGFKPNTSST; encoded by the exons ATGGACACCAGCGGCGTGTCCGTGCTGCTGTACAGGAGGTCCGAGCCCCGGGGGAAGGCGAGGCGGCGGGTTCAAGACGTGCGCgtcccttcctcctctcgccACGACGCCACGGCCTGCAGACCGGCTTTGGACTTGAGCCACAACGAGAGCGCCCGCCTGGCGGTGGACTCCCTGCTGAGCCGGGGCCTGGAGGGCTACCGCAAGGTGCTGAGCGCCGAGGGAGAAGTGGACTTTCTGTCGGCGCTGGAGAAGACTTACATCCTGGAGCACGGGAGGGACGCAG CTGATCCTGGTGCAGCTGATGATGGCGATGAAGAGTTGGAGAGCTCGTCAGCTGAGTCCCAGTCTGCCACACGATGTCCTGCAGTGTCCACAGACGGTGATCCTCCTCGAGCAG ATGTGAAGCGGACTGATGCGGTCCTGGGTGAGCCCAACGTTGAGGTTTATTTGCAGTCTGACTCCAGGTCAGCCAGCATGAAAGATCTGGTCAGAGAGTTCATCAGAAAAGctggaaag gccctGGCCATAGTGATGGGCAGCTTCAGTGATGTAGAGCTGCTCTGTGATCTTCTGGAGGCGAGCAGGAAGAGGAATGTGTCTGTCCATCTGCTGCTGGATCATCTCAACCTGAACCTGTTCGTCAGCATGTGGCAGAACCTCAAACTCGACAGCAAAAGCTTCCCC aaactGTCAGTGCGCAGTGTGGATGGACAAACCTATTGTGCCAAGACGGGCAGGAAGCTGACTGGTCACATTACAGAGACTTTTATCATCACTGACTGGACCGAGGCGCTGACCGGCtcatacag TTTCTGCTGGCTGTCCTGGCAGGTCCATCGTAGTCTAGTTGTTCTTGTAAAGGGCAGCGCGGTCGTACCTTTCCACGAGGAATTCCTCAGGCTGTACTCCAGCTCGAAGCCCATCCCCAGCTTTGTGACTTTTATCACTGTGCCTCGCACTCTTCCTCGTCACGCGGCTCAAAAAGCGAACGCCGATGCCAACGAGTCGAGATTAAGCCCGACGAGAACGACGTGCCACGAAGTTCGGAAACAAGACGCTCAAAAACCTGACTGTCTGGATGCTCGGCCTCTCCACCGAGGAGGCAGTGGTACACCAACGCATGAAGAACCTCTCGAGGTTCAACCTGTGGGCGAAGTCCTCACACAGCACGGCGCACAAAGAAATGTGGAACCTCTGGTGAAGAATCAGACCCCGATCCGGAGTCACTCAAACCCTCTCAGGCTGACCCACGTCTCACACGTTCAGTATCGGCTTATCAACGCGACGTCCGAGAAGAACGCGAGGGCTCACGAGTCGACCCCTCGACACGCCGCACAAGGCCGGCACAGGATCGGCGGCCATCAATCAACTTTCAAGGCTGATCTCGAGTGCCATAATGTGGGTACTGAAGGCCTCTTGTTTTGGCAAAGGAATGGGAACAGGTTGACGGAGCCATCGGGGATGGCCGCCGCAGGTCCGGACTCAAGATGGCGACAATGGGCCCGTTCACTTAAAGTTGACTTTCGGTCCGATTATCCCAAAGAACGGCCTCCTTCCACAACACAGCAGGCGAAGACTGGCCCGTGGTTCCCTTGGAGCCACCAAAGAGGACCGATGTCTGGGCTACAAACGCACATGTCTTCTCAAGATCAGCCCCAGAGACGCCACCGACCCTGCACCCTTCCGGCAAACCCGggatcttttcttaaacctaagCTCAAGTTGAACTCCAAGCTGTTCCCATCCGGTACGGGAGCCACACTACAGCCCCACACGAGGCTATACTGGATGCCCCAGAGTCGCACTGAAAGACCCCGACCTCCGGCTCGCCAAAGCTTCTTCGGCGCCACTTACGGGACGGGGCAGACGACGGGCCTGAGGCGGTGTCACAGCGGTGTGGATCCATCATCAGGAAGGAGCATGACTGGCAGACACTCGGCCGGCTTCAAGCCAAACACGAGCAGCACCTGA
- the zgc:101716 gene encoding uncharacterized protein C8orf76 — protein MEMFASFDDSVFLEARDRVPVTLSAYDAKVCEPEWFCETSALHTEDPLEKQKIYKFRGDLAVRRGRHQEALDAYSSCQEWIADNNLTIRRDVLEGMARCCTKLGQRDRALDFANLLSKEVSNTCHLTSLLLLKVSIYQHFGAVGSKMAALQRLCSLLPFNPWHWHSLGQTCLQLLGDNTTGSCFPERCDSSEEQNDGGSEEEQPNDNRIWLKACTCFIRTRLLLRILRQQQSSFVLQRTETTLRMTDEALQRLSPKETTLQALTEVLSEDLIPDKMREDYQDGDSLANVCVQSFRERWWNKSLLADGLDAPC, from the exons ATGGAGATGTTCGCCTCGTTTGATGACTCCGTGTTCCTGGAGGCGCGAGACCGAGTCCCCGTCACGTTGTCGGCTTACGACGCCAAAGTGTGTGAGCCGgag TGGTTCTGTGAGACGTCCGCTCTCCACACGGAGGATCCTTTGGAGAAGCAGAAGATCTACAAGTTCAGAGGCGACCTGGCTGTGAGACGGGGACGCCATCAG GAAGCCCTGGATGCATACTCCAGCTGCCAGGAGTGGATCGCTGACAACAACCTGACCATCCGGAGGGACGTGCTGGAGGGAATGGCCCGGTGCTGCACCAAGCTGGGTCAGAGGGACCGGGCGCTGGACTTCGCCAACCTGCTG AGCAAAGAAGTGTCCAACACCTGTCACCTGACCAGCCTCCTGCTGCTCAAg GTCAGCATCTACCAGCATTTTGGGGCCGTGGGATCAAAGATGGCGGCGCTGCAGCGACTGTGTAGCCTGCTGCCCTTTAACCCCTGGCACTGGCACAGCCTCGGGCAGACGTGTCTGCAGCTGCTGGGAGACAACACCACAG GGTCGTGTTTCCCAGAGAGGTGTGATTCATCAGAAGAGCAGAATgatggagggagtgaggaggaaCAGCCCAATGACAACAGAATCTGGCTGAAAGCGTGCACCTGTTTCATCAGGACGAG ACTCCTGTTGAGAATCCTTCGACAGCAGCAGTCCTCCTTTGTGTTGCAGCGCACGGAAACCACTCTACGAATGACAGATGAGGCGTTGCAGAGACTGAGTCCCAAAGAAACTACCCTGCAGGCGCTCACCGAG GTGCTGTCGGAGGACCTCATTCCAGACAAGATGAGGGAGGACTACCAGGACGGGGACAGTCtggccaatgtgtgtgtgcagagtttcAGGGAGCGCTGGTGGAACAAGAGCCTACTGGCTGATGGACTTGATGCCCCTTGTTGA
- the LOC117728336 gene encoding macrophage mannose receptor 1-like, whose product MDSWWRIDLRGVYTIDNITINQKSSHNTDLNSAKIYIGNSREKNGTANRLCTSIKDIQYPKPKSFHCDELLSGRFITVSLPGTHFLALCEVKIYGTEKKSTFELIRINKTWVDALDYCRARGTTLASIVDEDTQTWAELQASNSNSPFVWLGLRYTCTLDFWFWVENLPVTFRHWAPNGTIDDCDMSGAMEKHENHLWFSKSAASAFNFLCIK is encoded by the exons ATGGACTCCTGGTGGAGAATTGACCTGCGGGGTGTCTACACAATAGATAATATCACTATCAATCAAAAAAGTAGTCATAATACTGATCTCAACAGTGCCAAGATTTACATCGGGAACTCTCGAGAGAAGAACGGCACCGCCAACCGCCT gTGTACAAGCATCAAAGACATCCAATATCCGAAGCCTAAATCATTTCATTGTGATGAGTTATTGTCAGGGCGCTTCATCACTGTGTCCTTACCGGGAACACATTTCTTGGCTCTGTGTGAAGTGAAGATCTACGGCACAGAAAAAA aaTCAACCTTTGAGTTGATCCGCATAAACAAGACATGGGTAGATGCGCTGGACTACTGCAGGGCCAGAGGCACGACCCTGGCTTCCATTGTTGACGAAGACACCCAGACCTGGGCTGAGTTGCAGGCCAGCAATTCCAACTCTCCCTTTGTGTGGCTGGGCCTTCGATACACCTGCACCCTCGACTTCTGGTTCTGGGTGGAGAATCTTCCCGTAACTTTCCGTCACTGGGCTCCAAACGGTACGATAGACGATTGTGACATGAGTGGTGCCATGGAGAAACACGAGAACCATTTGTGGTTCAGCAAAAGTGCTGCCAGTGCATTTAATTTCTTATGCATAAAATAA